Below is a window of Arabidopsis thaliana chromosome 2, partial sequence DNA.
TACCATCTCTGTTTTATTGCTGCTTCTGCTTCCTCTTCCATTACTCGTCTTaaaacaaaggagaaagagtCAAGAGACATGCATGCGAAGACAGACTCGGAGGCAACAAGCATCGACGCAGCGGCTTTGTCTCCGCCGCGTTCAGCGATTAGACCTCTTTACTATGTACAGAGTCCATCAAACCATGACGTGGAGAAGATGTCATTTGGTTCTGGTTGCAGCCTAATGGGTTCACCTACACATCCACATTACTACCATTGCTCACCAATCCATCACTCCCGTGAGTCATCCACCTCTCGCTTCTCTGACCGTGCTCTCCTCTCTTACAAGTCCATCCGTGAACGTCGCCGATACATCAACGACGGAGACGACAAAACTGACGGCGGAGATGACGACGACCCGTTTCGGAATGTGCGACTCTACGTTTGGTTGCTCCTCTCCGTAATCTTCTTGTTCACAGTCTTCTCTCTTATACTCTGGGGTGCTAGCAAATCCTACCCTCCCAAAGTTACTGTAAAGGTAATAACTACTTTCACTTGGTGGTGACTCTGCTCTGAGCTGAGTTAACTCGTGTAGTGGACgagtgttctgtttttttttccttaaaagaaacaactttGGAGAAAAGCCAACtatgaatataataatataatttgttttctagtgaagaagacaaaaatatatatttgagaCAAATGTGTTTGGAATGTGATTAGGTGTCAGACTGaaaatgtgttgttgttgttgcacTGTGCAGGGGATGCTGGTGAGGGACTTGAACTTGCAGGCAGGGAACGATCTTAGCGGAGTGCCTACGGACATGTTGTCTCTTAATTCGACGGTCAGGATATATTACCGTAACCCATCAACTTTCTTTGCCGTCCACGTCACtgcttctcctcttctccttcactaCTCCAACCTCCTACTATCCTCCGGTGAGATGAACAAGTTCACGGTTGGTAGAAATGGCGAAACGAACGTAGTGACGGTGGTGCAAGGCCATCAGATTCCCCTCTACGGTGGTGTTTCTTTCCATCTTGATACACTCTCCCTGCCGCTTAATCTCACTATCGTCCTCCATTCAAAAGCTTACATTTTGGGAAGACTCGTCACCTCCAAGTTCTATACAAGGATCATCTGCTCATTCACTCTCGACGCCAACCATCTCCCAAAATCCATCTCTCTTCTCCGCTCCTGTATTCCTTAACACTGATTACACGTGTGTGGATGTGTGTTCTTGTATCTTTTGccatcaaatattttaatccaTCAAGTACAACATCAACATTTCTACATGCCACAGTCAAATAAGTGATCACATATATAGATGACACCGCTTTATTAGCCTTCAAGAGCCAAAATATTACTAGAAAAACAAAGTCCCTTAAACCAAATATAATCTATTCAGACGCTATGCATAGAGTTTCAGAAAGGCCAATCCATCAAGAAAGTCTCAGGCCTTACTGTAATAGTAATTTAGAACTCTGTACCAGTCTATTAGTTACAGAAAGACATAATGGCTTGTCCTACCAGTCTATAGTTGGAGCCTTTGCAGATGGAAAACCATACTACCCAACTTAGAATAGGAGGTGAGTTCTCTGTTACACAGCAAGCAATTTGTAGTCCCCATTGCATTATATACAATTTTTGAAACCATGAATgactttcttctgttttcattttatgcAATTGTTGAACGTTTCTTTTAAAGTCCGGTAAAGTGAAAAGACGATGAAATTTCTTTGATGAACACATTCATTGTTCCCTTTTGGTGTTAAGCTGGTAAAGCGTTGGAGGTGTTCCCTAAAACATGCCAGATTGTACAGACCATCTCGATGTTGTTACTCATTCAGTATTCAAAGATTTATCTCCTTGTGTTCACTGGCTATCAGTTTTAGGAGACTCAGTTAGTGGATTGTATTAGTCCAAGACCTTCAGGATTTTCAGATTCTTGATGAGTCATAAGACGAGAGCAGAGCATACGAAacatatgttttcttgtacCTGGACCTAATAAACAGATTTATTTTTCAGATCTGACTAGCTAGTACTATTATACAAAGTGTGGTACAGACAGAGATAAGGATGTCTAAGTGGCGCAAGAGGCGCATGTGCAACCCTCACCACAGGTGCAGCCCTTGGCGgaggtttgggtttgggtctTGGGGCAGTTGCAGGGGTTGCATCCGCAGTGCTCCCCACACGGGCACACCATGTGCCCTTGATCCCCAGCAGATGCTTCTCTCATCCTGCACCTACATGGATTGGAAACCACGTTTTAGAATCCCAACACATCAAACCCTAGAGCATATAATAAAGGACCAACCTGCAGGAATTCCCACCGGGACAGGGAGAAGGGCAGCCACAGCTATCGTTGCAGCCAGCGACAGAGCTTCCTTTGCCTGTATCTGCCATTTTCGTTTTCAATCTTAAAGTCCCTCTGCCACATTCAGATATATATAGACACTGGGCAGTGCAAAAGGATACGTGGTAAGTACTATGTACCATGTGGCTCCTTCTCCTCTTACCTCAGTCGTGACAAAGCATCCTGAATTCAAACGTGCTACGTAACCAACAACATCATCCCAAGAGTCGTTGTTTGgtttatcaataaattttctagttgaaaaatattatcaagCCCAACAAGAGCGTGCTTGTTCCAGGGATACAGAATCAAAACACTTGACACATGCTCAATGGTTATTACTTTTAACATAACAACATTCCAACACGTTGACACTTGCTTTCATTGAAAGTAGAAAAAATTCCCCCAAGTCAAGTGCATCCATTAATCCTAACTTGGGGGTGTAAGTATGTAACGAAGTGTGGTTAGATCCGGATCCGACCAACTCATATAAGGAAAATTACGAGTTGGGTCTGAAACCAAAAGATTGTTCTCATCTGACTTTATCTTTGTTAGGAGTTTACATGGTCTAAAGCATGACGTGAACCATCTAGGGTTAGGGTTACCAACTTACCAACAGTGAGTCGACTCGGTCTCCGGCAGAGAGTGAACAGACATGATCGGTAATTAGAGTCATGAAGGAAACTCAAATATACATAAAGACGACTCTCGGGGCAGCCTAAGAGAGTTCGGGTTTCGTAAAGCTCAAGAGAAGCAAGGATAGCGCGGAATCTCTTGGAAACTAAGGAAAGAGTAGGATACTACAATCAAGACGCGGGCTAAATAGTTAAAAGCATGTCATTAGGAAGCATTAGAAACGTCATCGCAATAAACTGGCTCGTTGGATTAATAGTGAAATTGACGATATATGAGTATATTGCTAGGTTGTCTTTTTGGTGTTAtgatttcggttcggtttacatggttttgaaatgaaaattgatttgggtttggtttgcATTAGAATTAATATGGTTttcagaaaaaacaaaagaaaaaaaggttttgggatCACGCGAGCCTCTTTTGGAATCAAAGCGAGTAGAATAGAAATAGGCATGATTTTGTGGGTTTACCCCTACAGAAATTGATGACACGCGCTCAACGCGAAGTTGGTGCGAATGGGTATAGAATTGAGCGCGTGACGTGAAGTAGGTGCGAGTGGGCGTACAGAGGAGCGCTGTGATTGgctgaaaaaatgaaaatagtagTGATGCTCCTCCTCTATAATTTATGTTTCgttattcttcttctgaaagtTGTGTGATTTTAGAagtcaccaaaaaaaactattttgagATACTATGAATATTTCGTTTTGCATTTTGTTGTGGAGCCATTTATTACATAGGTTAAAGCTTATAACTGAAAACTGGATTCAAAGAATAGCAGCCGAAGTGAGTTGAATATTTTCTGAACATCTGAAAATTGGTACAAGTTTGTTCTCATTTTGCTagtttccttgtttttttaatgttttcttgaCTTTAGGAGATGACACATGGAGGTGTTGCATACAAAGGTTGCTGCAACGGCCTATAACATTCCCCTTaattccaacaaaagaaacaatgtgTCCAATTTCTTTCACCTACCTACTCTTGGAAGATCTCAGTCAGAGAACTCCAAGTACCTGAGACACCAAGAATGACACCCAGCAGCAGGATCCCCACGTCTAAAGCTCGTTGCTTCCACTCCATTTCGTCTTTGAAGACCATCAGATGAAACAAAGAAGGCAACACAAAGCCCAACGCACAACAGACGCTGCTGCCAACCAATGACAAAAAATCAGCAAAGTTTGGCACCAAGAGAGCCACCAAAGTCACTGCCAAGACGAGCAGCCATCTGAGCCAGACGCAGTACATTCCACTCCAGAAACGTCTCTCCACAATCTCAAACACAGGGTTCATCATCAAGGGAAAGGTGAAGAAAAGGTTGATACAGAGCCCCAGCTGCACAAGACTGCTCACCACTCCTGCCCCTAAGTTAGCTGTGATTATATCCATTGTATCATCCCCAAAAGCCATGTAGCCTAACACACCAAAAGATCCATACATCACTGCAATGAATAGCATGCTGAGTGCCAACACTTTGCCAAACTTGTCCTTATCCTTAGTCTCGGATTCAAGAGGCAAAACCATTCCAACCCCTTCAAAGGCGTAAACAGCCACTCCCATACCATAGAAGAACACAGACATGCCACCAAAGGCGACAACTTGAGGCCTTTGCACCACCGTAATCTTGATGTCCTCCACAATCACCACCGCCATTGCACCCAAATCGACCACATCAGCAAATATGCTCAGAGGAGCCAAGTGAGTGAGTGTCTTAATAGAATTCAAACCCAGCTGAAACGGAAAACATCCCCATATGTAGAGACTCTTAGGAGACACACCCATTAAATGCCTCAGACTCATCAAAGTCGTACTCTTGGTTGGCTTAGAGAGATTAGCTAAAGTATTACCGATGAAGATAAGGTATCCAACACAAAACCCAGCCTGagacaaaataataagaatgTCGACGACGAACCTCCCGAGATTGCCGCAGGCAGCGAAACCAAGGTCCCCAAAAGATCCGATATTGGAGACACCAAGCTTGCGACGGATATGAACAAGAAGCATCATGCAATGGTTGATCAAAGCAGCGACGGAAAAGAGCGTAAGCAAACCCATGAGCCATCCGGTTCGTTTGAAGGCGTAAGGAAGACCAAGGACACCAGCACCAACGATAGCAATGAAGACATTAGCGAAAGTCTTGAACTTGCTCGACAATGGTCTTCCTTTACCAAGAAGAGGTGTGTCTTCTCTCGCCCTTCCTTGTTCCTCCAAACCCATCTCTATACCTGATTAGAGATGGGCTCTGGagatcaaaaaaattcaatgcaATCGGAGATCTAAGATAGCCAGAGTGAAGATAGACGATCCTGCGGCATTTGCTCTCTATTACTCCTTGGAATGCTATTAAAAGGCCAAACCTTTCCATCATTTTTGCTATTAAGATGAGATTGTGGCTTATTGTGGAATGCATTACGATGTACATGTTGCATCGTATTATACGAATACTTGAGgaacacaaacaaacatggTAGGAAAATTTAGAGTGATAATATATCAGCCAAACTATTAACaactttattcatttttataagCCACCACTTTATACACGATTAATAATGTGAAAAGTTTATCAAATTAATCAAATCTCCCACCCTCTTATTATCAACTCTCAAGATATAatatccacacaaaaaaaatgtcaaaagtGTGCCACTGGATCCTTCCTTATTATCAAATGGTTAGATTCTCTTGTATGGCTATGAATGATCCGACAATGTTACCTCCGACGTCCGGGAACGTCTCACTCCCGGGAAGTGGTCGGACTTTTCCTTTTCGATCAACTTCCACTGGATACTTTAATAAATGTCCTCTCATGTCTGAGACTTCTTCAGCTGCAAACTGTTTCCAGTTCCTCTCTCCCATTGTTCTCACTTTCCTTACACACTCTATACTCTCTGGCTGTGTGAAACAGTCATCTAATGTTGCCATATGCTCTGCCCAAAGCGACATTCTGTATCCATAGATCTGCagaggaaacaagaaaaaaaccaatgaTCCAAACTCTAGAACCGGAATCTGACCTCGTAATTGGTTTTGTCTTTGCATGGTTTGCGGGATTTACCTGACCACGAGGACCAGAATGTTTCCTTGCCCATGTATGTTGAGGCTGGTAAGCTCCCATTGCAATCTCTGTATCTCTTGTGCCTTCCATTGATCGTTGGTTTATGTTTGCAGATCCAATTACTACGTATTCATCATCAACTACCATCCCTTTCGAGTGAACATAGACCATAAATCTTCTGCTTTTCCGACTCAACGCCTGCAACACCACCGGGACTCCTCGTTTcaaaaacatgagaaatttAAGCAGCAGGCATTCTCGGCGTTTAGTTACCTGAGGAGTGTTTGCATTGCTTGGACTCCCGGTTCCTGAGTTATCTATTCCATCCACCATTTCTCTGTTCCCAAGACAGAAGAAATTGAGATAATCTTGTGGGGAGAATGCTCCTTCAAGCCCTGTCTCCACTAACGCCTTGTAGATTGTCTCATACATCATCTGTATTGTCTTGTGCTGCAACGATGATAACACTGACTATCAGTTTCATAATCTCCATATACCCAGACAGAACTCATGTAAGAAACATGAATCTTACATGCATATATCTTACTTCCAAAAAATCGTTCAACCATATTGGTGATCTATGAACATTGAAATCAATATTATCTCTACTAGTCTCTACTttagttttgtgattttgatttgagaaaCGGAAGGAAGATTTTGGCTAAGACAACAACCCATAAGTTTTAACTCAGACATACCTGCCAATAAAGAATCCTCTGGGTAGCAGCGCCGGTTGGAACACCTTCCGGCCACATTGGAATGACAATATAAGCAGCAAACCGTTCATTCGCCCTGATCTTTTCAGCTATCTTCAACGCAATTTCCATAGGAATCAAATTATTCG
It encodes the following:
- the AtMT4a gene encoding plant EC metallothionein family protein (Plant EC metallothionein-like protein, family 15; FUNCTIONS IN: zinc ion binding; INVOLVED IN: biological_process unknown; CONTAINS InterPro DOMAIN/s: Plant EC metallothionein-like protein, family 15 (InterPro:IPR000316); BEST Arabidopsis thaliana protein match is: Plant EC metallothionein-like protein, family 15 (TAIR:AT2G23240.2); Has 260 Blast hits to 219 proteins in 71 species: Archae - 0; Bacteria - 4; Metazoa - 85; Fungi - 6; Plants - 116; Viruses - 0; Other Eukaryotes - 49 (source: NCBI BLink).), which codes for MADTGKGSSVAGCNDSCGCPSPCPGGNSCRCRMREASAGDQGHMVCPCGEHCGCNPCNCPKTQTQTSAKGCTCGEGCTCASCAT
- a CDS encoding Transmembrane amino acid transporter family protein (Transmembrane amino acid transporter family protein; CONTAINS InterPro DOMAIN/s: Amino acid transporter, transmembrane (InterPro:IPR013057); BEST Arabidopsis thaliana protein match is: Transmembrane amino acid transporter family protein (TAIR:AT4G38250.1); Has 4790 Blast hits to 4701 proteins in 275 species: Archae - 16; Bacteria - 37; Metazoa - 1783; Fungi - 807; Plants - 1311; Viruses - 6; Other Eukaryotes - 830 (source: NCBI BLink).) encodes the protein MGLEEQGRAREDTPLLGKGRPLSSKFKTFANVFIAIVGAGVLGLPYAFKRTGWLMGLLTLFSVAALINHCMMLLVHIRRKLGVSNIGSFGDLGFAACGNLGRFVVDILIILSQAGFCVGYLIFIGNTLANLSKPTKSTTLMSLRHLMGVSPKSLYIWGCFPFQLGLNSIKTLTHLAPLSIFADVVDLGAMAVVIVEDIKITVVQRPQVVAFGGMSVFFYGMGVAVYAFEGVGMVLPLESETKDKDKFGKVLALSMLFIAVMYGSFGVLGYMAFGDDTMDIITANLGAGVVSSLVQLGLCINLFFTFPLMMNPVFEIVERRFWSGMYCVWLRWLLVLAVTLVALLVPNFADFLSLVGSSVCCALGFVLPSLFHLMVFKDEMEWKQRALDVGILLLGVILGVSGTWSSLTEIFQE
- the AtMT4a gene encoding plant EC metallothionein family protein (Plant EC metallothionein-like protein, family 15; FUNCTIONS IN: zinc ion binding; INVOLVED IN: biological_process unknown; CONTAINS InterPro DOMAIN/s: Plant EC metallothionein-like protein, family 15 (InterPro:IPR000316); BEST Arabidopsis thaliana protein match is: Plant EC metallothionein-like protein, family 15 (TAIR:AT2G23240.2).) — encoded protein: MTLITDHVCSLSAGDRVDSLLDALSRLRGTLRLKTKMADTGKGSSVAGCNDSCGCPSPCPGGNSCRCRMREASAGDQGHMVCPCGEHCGCNPCNCPKTQTQTSAKGCTCGEGCTCASCAT
- a CDS encoding late embryogenesis abundant protein (CONTAINS InterPro DOMAIN/s: Late embryogenesis abundant protein, group 2 (InterPro:IPR004864); BEST Arabidopsis thaliana protein match is: Late embryogenesis abundant (LEA) hydroxyproline-rich glycoprotein family (TAIR:AT4G35170.1); Has 172 Blast hits to 168 proteins in 15 species: Archae - 0; Bacteria - 0; Metazoa - 0; Fungi - 0; Plants - 172; Viruses - 0; Other Eukaryotes - 0 (source: NCBI BLink).), with product MHAKTDSEATSIDAAALSPPRSAIRPLYYVQSPSNHDVEKMSFGSGCSLMGSPTHPHYYHCSPIHHSRESSTSRFSDRALLSYKSIRERRRYINDGDDKTDGGDDDDPFRNVRLYVWLLLSVIFLFTVFSLILWGASKSYPPKVTVKGMLVRDLNLQAGNDLSGVPTDMLSLNSTVRIYYRNPSTFFAVHVTASPLLLHYSNLLLSSGEMNKFTVGRNGETNVVTVVQGHQIPLYGGVSFHLDTLSLPLNLTIVLHSKAYILGRLVTSKFYTRIICSFTLDANHLPKSISLLRSCIP